CTCGGACCCGTCGCTCCAGGCCGTCAACGACGCGTTCACCCAGCAGACCGGCGCCAAGGTCAACGTCCAGGTGCAGGCCTGGGACGGCATCGAGACGAAGGTCACCACCGCGCTCGCCACCTCCAACCCGCCGGACGTCCTCGACCTCGGCAACACCCAGGTCGCCAGCTTCGCCGCCAACGGCGGACTCAAGGACCTCACCGCCTACGCCGCCGACCTGAAGCAGGGTCAGACCTGGCTGCCGGGCCTGGTCGACCCGGCCACCGTCGACGGCCGGCTCTACGCCGTCCCCGGGTTCGCCGGCGCCCGCGCGGTGATCTACAACAAGACCATGTGGGCCGACGCCGGCGTCACCGCCCCGCCCACCACCTTCGCGGAACTGACCGACGACCTCGCCAAGGTCAAGGCGGCCCACCCCGCCGCAGACTTCTCGCCGCTCTACTTCCCCGGCCAGAACTGGTACGCGGGCATGCAGTTCGTCTGGGACGCGGGCGGCGACCTCGCCACCCGGTCCGGGGCCAAGTGGACCGCGGGCCTCGGCAGTGACCAGGCGCAGGCCGGCCTGGCCGACTTCAAGGCCTTCCAGAACCAGTTCTCCACCCCGGCCTCGCAGACCGTCGACGCCGCCGGCCCCGACCAGGTCCAGGTCTTCGCCGACGGCAAGGCCTCGGCCATCATCGCCACCAGCGGCTTCGTCGGGCGCATCCAGAAGGCCAACCCCAAGCTCACCGACGCCGACCTCGGCACCTTCCCGATGCCGGGCAAGTCCGGAAAGACCCAGCCCGTCATGATCGGCGGCTCCGACTGGGGCATCGCCGCCCGCAGCGCCAACGCCGACCTGGCACTGGTCTGGTCGAAGATCGCCGCCAGCCCGGACGTCCAGAGCAAGTGGGTCGTCGGCCACGAGGGCTTCATCCCCAACAGCACCGAAGGCATCAAGGCCGCCACGGACCAGGTCGGCGACCTCAAGAAGGCGTTCTTCACCGCCGCCCTCAACTCCAAGGCCACCCCGGCCAACGCCAACTGGGCGCAGCTGGAGGGCAACAAGGACATCAACAACCTCTTCGCGGCCCTCGCCTCCGGGAGCAAGAGCGCCAAGGACGCCGCGCACGCGTTCGACACCGCCGCCGACACGGCGCTCAACGCCGGTCAGTAGTGCCCCCGGCGCCCCGACCGGCTCGGGGCGCCCCGCCCCACCCCGCCCCGACCGGACGAGAGAACACCCATGACGACCCAACTCCCCGCGCCGGCCCGGCCCGCCGGCCGCCACCGCCCGCCCCCGCACCGCCCCGGCGTCCCTCCCGGGCCCCCTGGTGGCTGCTCTCCCCGGCCGGCCTGGTGATGCTCACCGTCACCATCGCGCCGATCGTCTTCCTGGTCTACACCTCCTTCACCGACTACGACCAGCGCTCGCTGTTCACCGGCACCTACCACCTGGTCGGCCTGCGCCAGTACGGCGTGCTGCTCGGCGACTCCCGGTTCTGGGACGCGCTGCTGCGCAGCATCCTGTTCACGTCCGCCATGGTGGCCGGGAGCATCGCGGTCGGCGCCGCGGTCGCCCAACTCCTCACCCGGCTGGGGACGGTGCTGCGCACGACGGTGACGCTCGTGCTGGTCCTCGCCTGGGCGATGCCGACCGTGGCCTCCTCCCTGGTGTGGAAGTGGCTCTTCCAGCCCGGCTACGGCGTCGTCAACTGGCTGATCACCCAGACCCACCTGTTCGGCGACATGACCAGCACCGACTGGGCCAACGACCCGTTCCTGGCCGCCCTGTCGATCTGGCTGCTGGTCGTCTGGCAGGCCGTGCCGTTCATCGCCCTGACGCTGTACGCCGCGCTGACCCAGTTCCCGGTCGAACTCCAGGAGGCCGCCCGGCTCGACGGCGCGGGGGAGTGGCGGGTGTGGTGGTCCATCGTCCTGCCGTTCCTGCGCCCGACCCTGATGCTGGTCACCCTCATGTCGGTGATCTGGGACTTCAACGTCTTCAACCAGATCTGGCTCGTCTCCGCGGGTGGCCCCGACTCCGCGACCACCACGCTGGGCATCTTCGCCTACCGGACCGCCTTCGTCGGCTTCAAGATCGGCCAGGGCGCGGCGCTGTCGGTCATCACCACCGCCATCCTGGTCGCGATCACCGCCCTCTACATCCGCAAACTGCTGCGCTCCGGGGAGGACCTGTGAACCGGCGAGGACCCGAGAACCGGGGAGGAACCGTGAACCCGCGAGGAGCCGGTACCGCGCGCCGCCCGCGCCGCAACGGCGCCGCGACGTCCAAGGGCGGCTGGCTGTCCAACACCCTGGCGATCGCCTTCTGCCTGGTGTGGGTCTTCCCGGTCTACTGGATGGTCAACACCGCCTTCAAGCCCCGCTCCGAGGCGATGACCTCGACCCCGCTGTTCCTCCCGAAGTCCCCGACGCTGGCGAACTTCGACGCGGCGATCAACCAGACCTCCTTCGTGCAGAATCTGTGTAACAGCCTGATCGTGGTCGGCGGCACCGTGCTGCTCGCCGTCGTGCTGGGCATGTTCGCGGCCGCCGCGCTGTCCCGGTTCAGGTTCCGCGGCCGCCGCAGCATCATGGTGGCGATTCTGATCGTCCAGATGCTGCCCGGTTCCGCACTCCTCATCCCGACGTTCCTGGTCTTCAATCGGATGGGCCTGCTGGGCACGTACACCGGGCTGATCCTGGCCTACGTCGCGATCGTGCTGCCGTTCTCCATCTGGGTGATGCGCGGCTTCTTCATCGCCGTCCCGGTCGAGATCGAGGAGGCCGCCCGCATCGACGGAGCCTCCACCTGGCAGGTCCTGTACAAGATCCTCTTCCCGCTGGTCGCCCCCGGGGTCGTCGCCTCCAGCGTCTTCGCGTTCATCACGGCGTGGAACGACTACCTGATCGCCTTCACCTTCATGAAGGACCAGGACCACTACACGCTGCCCGTGTGGCTGGCCTCCTTCAGCACGCCCACCACCGGCACCGACTTCAGCGGACAGATGGCCGGCTCGGTCGTCTTCTCCCTCCCGGTCGTCGTCTTCTTCCTGCTCGTCCAGCGCAAGCTCGTCTCCGGCGTCTCCGCCGGCGCCGTGAAAGGCTGAACTCCCCCATGCTGCTGCCCCGCCCCGCCTCGCTCAGGACCGGCGCCGGCGAGTTCCTCCTCGACGAGACCGCCGCCATCACCGCCCACCCCGAGCTCACCCCGACCGCCGTGTGGCTCCAGGGCGC
This is a stretch of genomic DNA from Kitasatospora fiedleri. It encodes these proteins:
- a CDS encoding extracellular solute-binding protein, whose amino-acid sequence is MNHSRRGPAAVLALSAALALSACSSAATDTGADSGPKPVDAVKGEGRTLTVWVMDGDYSDPSLQAVNDAFTQQTGAKVNVQVQAWDGIETKVTTALATSNPPDVLDLGNTQVASFAANGGLKDLTAYAADLKQGQTWLPGLVDPATVDGRLYAVPGFAGARAVIYNKTMWADAGVTAPPTTFAELTDDLAKVKAAHPAADFSPLYFPGQNWYAGMQFVWDAGGDLATRSGAKWTAGLGSDQAQAGLADFKAFQNQFSTPASQTVDAAGPDQVQVFADGKASAIIATSGFVGRIQKANPKLTDADLGTFPMPGKSGKTQPVMIGGSDWGIAARSANADLALVWSKIAASPDVQSKWVVGHEGFIPNSTEGIKAATDQVGDLKKAFFTAALNSKATPANANWAQLEGNKDINNLFAALASGSKSAKDAAHAFDTAADTALNAGQ
- a CDS encoding carbohydrate ABC transporter permease, with the protein product MLTVTIAPIVFLVYTSFTDYDQRSLFTGTYHLVGLRQYGVLLGDSRFWDALLRSILFTSAMVAGSIAVGAAVAQLLTRLGTVLRTTVTLVLVLAWAMPTVASSLVWKWLFQPGYGVVNWLITQTHLFGDMTSTDWANDPFLAALSIWLLVVWQAVPFIALTLYAALTQFPVELQEAARLDGAGEWRVWWSIVLPFLRPTLMLVTLMSVIWDFNVFNQIWLVSAGGPDSATTTLGIFAYRTAFVGFKIGQGAALSVITTAILVAITALYIRKLLRSGEDL
- a CDS encoding carbohydrate ABC transporter permease, whose product is MNPRGAGTARRPRRNGAATSKGGWLSNTLAIAFCLVWVFPVYWMVNTAFKPRSEAMTSTPLFLPKSPTLANFDAAINQTSFVQNLCNSLIVVGGTVLLAVVLGMFAAAALSRFRFRGRRSIMVAILIVQMLPGSALLIPTFLVFNRMGLLGTYTGLILAYVAIVLPFSIWVMRGFFIAVPVEIEEAARIDGASTWQVLYKILFPLVAPGVVASSVFAFITAWNDYLIAFTFMKDQDHYTLPVWLASFSTPTTGTDFSGQMAGSVVFSLPVVVFFLLVQRKLVSGVSAGAVKG